In the genome of Opitutia bacterium KCR 482, one region contains:
- the eutC gene encoding ethanolamine ammonia-lyase subunit EutC: MNTPSTDISEVPLRANSLPNAIGGADPWVGLQKYTSARIGIGRAGGSQRTPSLLDFRLAHARARDAVHAQFFPEKIAEKLEKAGFESVVLHTTVSDKRTYLMNPDAGRRLCEESRAALAELAPKWGRRDLAVVVSDGLSATAANAHASDTAIALFKYLPKENWSAYPVFIVPYARVKIQDDINEILGARHTIILVGERPGLGSPDSLSAYFTYRSKWASVESDRNCISNIRPSGMPIDLAARKLSLLMEESRARGISGTALKDDIDMSALESDSAAALSE; the protein is encoded by the coding sequence ATGAACACGCCATCGACTGACATTTCCGAAGTTCCCCTCCGCGCGAATTCGCTTCCCAACGCAATTGGCGGCGCAGATCCGTGGGTCGGGCTTCAAAAATACACTTCCGCGCGAATCGGCATAGGACGCGCGGGCGGCAGCCAGCGCACGCCGTCGCTTCTCGATTTCCGCCTTGCGCACGCCCGCGCGCGCGACGCTGTTCACGCGCAGTTCTTTCCCGAAAAAATCGCCGAAAAGCTCGAAAAGGCGGGCTTCGAAAGCGTCGTTTTGCACACGACGGTTTCCGACAAGCGGACGTATCTTATGAACCCCGACGCCGGGCGGAGGCTTTGCGAAGAGTCCCGCGCCGCGCTCGCCGAACTCGCCCCGAAATGGGGACGCCGCGACCTCGCGGTCGTCGTCTCCGACGGGCTTTCGGCGACCGCCGCAAACGCCCATGCCTCCGACACCGCAATCGCGCTGTTCAAATACCTGCCCAAGGAGAACTGGTCGGCGTACCCCGTGTTCATCGTTCCCTACGCCCGCGTGAAAATTCAGGACGACATCAACGAAATCCTCGGCGCGAGGCACACGATTATCCTTGTCGGCGAACGCCCCGGTCTCGGCTCGCCCGACAGCCTGAGCGCGTATTTCACATACCGCTCGAAGTGGGCTAGCGTGGAGTCCGACAGAAACTGCATTTCGAATATCCGCCCGTCGGGCATGCCGATAGACTTGGCGGCGCGGAAGCTTTCCCTGCTGATGGAGGAGTCGCGCGCGCGCGGAATAAGCGGCACCGCGCTGAAAGACGACATCGACATGTCCGCGCTGGAATCCGACTCCGCCGCCGCGCTGTCGGAGTAG
- a CDS encoding ethanolamine ammonia-lyase subunit EutB — protein sequence MKKTWSICTGGKTHNFRSLKELTAKASPARSGDVLAGIAAADYEERVAAQMCLADVPLSLFLEEPLVPYDEDEITRLILDRHDKKAFEPVSSLTVGEFRDWLLRYETDGETLEKLTWGLTPEMVAAVSKIMGNQDLILVASKRRVVSKFRDTLGLKGRFSSRLQPNDPSDDLKAIASGILDGLLYGSGDAVIGINPATDSVPAMTEILKLIDELVHRYEIPTQSCVLSHITNAIAAMERGAPVDLVFQSIAGTEIANKNFGINLSLIREAHEAALSLRRGTVGDNVMYFETGQGSALSAEGNWDVDMQTCEARAYAVAREFRPLLVNTVVGFIGPEYLYDGKQIIRAGLEDHFCGKLLGLPMGCDICYTNHAEADQDDMDTLLTLLAAAGLNYAMGIPGCDDVMLGYQTTSFHDILYARQLLGLRPAPEFEAWLEKMKIFRDNKVLQVGGSNKFLNDYEHAID from the coding sequence ATGAAGAAAACTTGGAGTATATGCACGGGCGGAAAGACGCACAATTTCCGCTCGTTGAAAGAGTTGACGGCAAAGGCGTCGCCCGCGAGGTCGGGCGACGTTCTTGCGGGGATTGCCGCCGCCGACTACGAGGAGCGCGTGGCGGCGCAGATGTGCCTTGCCGACGTTCCCCTTTCCCTGTTTCTCGAAGAGCCTCTGGTTCCCTACGACGAGGACGAGATAACGCGGCTGATTCTCGACCGCCACGACAAAAAGGCGTTCGAGCCGGTTTCGTCGCTTACCGTCGGCGAGTTCCGCGACTGGCTTCTGCGCTACGAGACCGACGGAGAAACGCTCGAAAAGCTCACATGGGGGCTTACGCCAGAGATGGTCGCGGCGGTGTCGAAAATCATGGGCAATCAGGATTTGATACTCGTTGCGTCGAAGCGCAGGGTGGTTTCGAAGTTCAGGGACACGCTCGGGCTTAAAGGCAGGTTTTCCTCGCGCCTGCAACCCAACGATCCGTCGGACGACCTCAAAGCGATAGCCTCGGGCATTCTCGACGGGCTTCTGTACGGCAGCGGCGACGCGGTAATCGGCATAAACCCCGCCACCGACAGCGTCCCCGCGATGACCGAAATCCTCAAACTCATCGACGAGCTTGTGCACCGCTACGAAATCCCCACGCAGTCTTGCGTGCTTTCGCACATAACCAACGCGATAGCCGCCATGGAGCGCGGCGCGCCCGTAGATTTGGTTTTCCAGTCGATTGCGGGCACGGAAATCGCCAACAAAAATTTCGGCATAAACCTCTCGCTTATCCGCGAGGCGCACGAGGCCGCTCTCTCCCTCCGCAGGGGCACTGTCGGCGACAACGTGATGTACTTCGAGACGGGGCAGGGGTCGGCTCTCTCCGCCGAGGGAAACTGGGACGTTGACATGCAGACGTGCGAGGCCCGCGCCTACGCCGTCGCCCGCGAGTTCCGCCCGCTTCTTGTAAACACCGTCGTCGGCTTTATCGGGCCCGAATATCTCTACGACGGCAAGCAGATTATCCGCGCCGGTCTTGAAGACCATTTTTGCGGCAAGCTTCTCGGGCTCCCCATGGGCTGCGACATCTGCTACACGAACCACGCCGAGGCGGATCAGGACGACATGGACACGCTCCTTACGCTCCTCGCCGCCGCGGGGCTGAACTACGCCATGGGTATTCCCGGTTGCGACGACGTCATGCTGGGCTACCAGACGACGTCGTTCCACGACATTCTCTACGCCCGCCAGCTGCTGGGCTTGCGCCCCGCGCCCGAATTCGAGGCGTGGCTCGAAAAGATGAAAATTTTCCGCGACAACAAAGTTTTGCAAGTCGGCGGAAGCAACAAATTTCTAAACGACTATGAACACGCCATCGACTGA
- a CDS encoding TRAP transporter large permease subunit, whose product MSLSPEIIILLMFSTLMLLMLTGQRVFAAMGFVGVAAALFLWGDGSSAIGFNAAIKLFNWYPMLTLPMFVFMGFMLSESGIANDMYYMFHVWMGSLRGGLAVGTLLVMVLISCMNGLSVAGMAIGCSVALPELLKRNYDKRMISGLIQAGSSLGILIPPSIVLVLYGMIARQPVSQLWLAGVGPGLLMTALFLAYILIRCRLNPKMGPILPKEERNFSMKEKLRVLSAGIIPLLLIFSVIGSFFFGLTSLVESSAFGAFAAFVVALCRRRLTWKIFKKILRETLDNSAMFMWVMMAALAFAAVFDGLGAVRALEGLFLNDWGLSPWQVLLLMQLSFVILGIFLDDTAMLVIVAPLYIPLVMKLGFNPIWFGILYTITCQIAYITPPFGYNLFLMRAMSPKSITIRDIYASIIPFVGLMLLALVLIMIFPQIALWLPSLFNTKM is encoded by the coding sequence ATGAGTCTCTCTCCCGAAATTATTATTCTGCTGATGTTCTCCACGCTCATGCTCCTTATGCTCACGGGGCAAAGGGTATTTGCGGCGATGGGGTTTGTCGGCGTCGCGGCGGCGTTGTTCCTCTGGGGCGACGGCAGCTCGGCGATAGGTTTCAACGCGGCAATCAAGCTATTCAACTGGTATCCCATGCTGACGCTGCCGATGTTCGTTTTCATGGGCTTCATGCTGTCGGAATCGGGCATCGCAAACGACATGTACTACATGTTCCACGTCTGGATGGGCTCGCTCAGGGGCGGGCTTGCCGTGGGAACTCTGCTTGTGATGGTTCTGATTTCGTGCATGAACGGTTTGAGCGTCGCGGGCATGGCAATCGGTTGCAGCGTCGCGCTGCCCGAACTTTTGAAGCGCAACTACGACAAGCGCATGATTAGCGGACTCATTCAGGCGGGCAGCTCGCTCGGCATTCTGATTCCGCCGAGCATTGTGCTTGTCCTCTACGGCATGATTGCCCGCCAACCCGTAAGCCAACTGTGGCTGGCGGGTGTGGGACCTGGGCTGTTGATGACAGCGCTTTTCCTCGCCTACATTCTCATCAGGTGCAGGCTTAACCCGAAGATGGGCCCGATTCTCCCGAAGGAGGAGCGCAACTTCTCGATGAAGGAAAAGCTCAGGGTTTTGAGCGCGGGCATTATCCCGCTTCTTCTGATATTTTCGGTCATCGGATCGTTCTTCTTCGGGCTTACGAGCCTTGTCGAAAGCTCGGCGTTCGGCGCGTTTGCGGCGTTCGTGGTGGCGTTGTGCCGCCGCAGGCTGACGTGGAAAATCTTCAAGAAGATTCTGCGCGAAACCCTCGACAACTCGGCGATGTTCATGTGGGTCATGATGGCGGCTCTCGCGTTTGCGGCGGTCTTCGACGGACTCGGAGCGGTTCGCGCCCTCGAAGGCTTGTTCCTCAACGACTGGGGGCTTTCGCCGTGGCAAGTGCTGCTGCTCATGCAACTGTCTTTCGTGATACTCGGCATTTTCCTCGACGACACCGCGATGCTCGTAATCGTAGCCCCGCTGTACATACCGCTTGTGATGAAGCTCGGCTTCAACCCGATATGGTTCGGGATTCTCTACACAATCACCTGCCAAATAGCGTACATCACGCCGCCGTTCGGATACAATCTGTTCCTTATGCGCGCGATGTCCCCGAAGAGCATAACAATCCGCGACATTTACGCGTCGATTATTCCGTTCGTCGGTCTCATGCTGCTTGCGCTGGTTCTGATTATGATATTCCCGCAAATCGCGCTGTGGCTGCCGTCGCTGTTCAACACCAAGATGTAG
- a CDS encoding TRAP transporter small permease subunit, whose amino-acid sequence MIIRRTRFDDFDDWLETVDWKKVKENTGAPMMKLIRLYIRSVGKFSEFVGEGAMYLLLAMMGILLYSIITNAMHHPVIWVMEMSQFTMAAYYILGGASSLKHGIHVRMDFLYERWKPRTKAIVDVFTVFFLLFYLYIMVKGGWDSSAFALEFDQRNHSVWKPPMAPIKIVMTAGMALMFLQAVAELLKDFCRAIGRKY is encoded by the coding sequence ATGATTATCAGAAGAACGAGATTCGACGATTTCGACGACTGGCTTGAAACCGTGGACTGGAAGAAGGTAAAGGAAAACACGGGCGCTCCCATGATGAAGCTTATCCGCCTTTACATTCGTTCGGTCGGAAAATTCAGCGAGTTCGTCGGCGAGGGCGCGATGTACCTGCTTTTGGCGATGATGGGCATACTTTTATATTCCATTATCACCAACGCAATGCACCACCCCGTGATATGGGTAATGGAGATGTCGCAGTTTACGATGGCGGCATATTATATTTTGGGTGGCGCAAGCAGCCTCAAACACGGAATACACGTCCGCATGGACTTTTTGTACGAGCGGTGGAAGCCGCGCACAAAGGCAATCGTGGACGTCTTCACCGTGTTTTTCCTGCTGTTCTACCTCTACATAATGGTGAAGGGCGGCTGGGACAGTTCGGCGTTCGCGCTCGAATTCGACCAGCGCAACCACAGCGTTTGGAAGCCGCCGATGGCTCCAATCAAGATTGTCATGACCGCGGGTATGGCGTTGATGTTCCTGCAAGCCGTAGCCGAGCTTTTGAAGGATTTTTGCAGGGCAATAGGAAGGAAGTATTGA
- a CDS encoding TRAP transporter substrate-binding protein — protein MNKRSFLKKLGVGAAAAFGAPYVMGASKKPIRWRLQTYASTALGAHVIKPAVDAFNKIAGSEMKIELYYADQLVPTSELFSALQQGTLDCVQSDDDSMGSPADVAPFSAYFPLATRYSLDVPALFNEFGLGKIWADSYNDVKNVTWLSSGSWDPCNFITKEPIRSLADIKGKKLYTFPTAGRFLSRFGIVPITIPVEDIEMALRTGELDGVVWCGITEAYTVGWANATKYFLTNNISGAWIGSFVANSKSWAKVPPHLQELFKLCMDSSHYYRQYWYWAGEANLRVNGGKLKLTTIPENEWKSVEDGALKFWDEIVAKGTPRQKEVVKIFRDYNAMMEKAGSPYR, from the coding sequence ATGAACAAGAGGAGCTTTCTCAAAAAGCTCGGAGTCGGGGCGGCGGCGGCATTCGGCGCTCCGTATGTAATGGGCGCGTCTAAAAAGCCCATTCGGTGGAGGTTGCAGACATACGCGAGCACCGCGCTCGGGGCGCACGTAATCAAGCCCGCGGTTGACGCTTTCAACAAAATAGCGGGCAGCGAGATGAAAATCGAGCTGTACTACGCCGACCAACTCGTTCCGACGAGCGAGCTTTTCAGCGCGCTCCAACAAGGCACTCTCGACTGCGTGCAAAGCGACGACGATTCCATGGGCTCTCCCGCCGACGTCGCGCCGTTCAGCGCGTACTTCCCGCTTGCGACCCGCTATTCGCTCGACGTTCCCGCGCTCTTCAACGAGTTCGGACTCGGCAAGATCTGGGCGGATTCCTACAACGACGTCAAAAACGTAACGTGGCTAAGCTCCGGCTCGTGGGATCCCTGCAACTTCATCACAAAAGAGCCGATTCGCTCGCTCGCCGACATCAAGGGCAAAAAGCTCTACACGTTCCCGACGGCGGGCAGGTTTCTGTCGCGCTTCGGAATCGTCCCGATTACAATTCCCGTCGAGGACATCGAAATGGCGTTGCGCACGGGCGAGCTTGACGGCGTCGTGTGGTGCGGCATCACCGAGGCGTACACGGTAGGCTGGGCGAACGCCACAAAATACTTCCTCACAAACAACATTTCGGGCGCGTGGATTGGCTCGTTTGTCGCCAACAGCAAGTCCTGGGCGAAAGTGCCCCCGCACTTGCAGGAGCTGTTCAAGCTGTGCATGGATTCATCGCACTACTACCGCCAATACTGGTACTGGGCGGGCGAGGCGAACCTGCGCGTCAACGGCGGCAAGCTCAAGCTCACCACGATTCCCGAAAACGAATGGAAGAGCGTCGAGGACGGCGCGCTCAAATTCTGGGACGAGATAGTCGCAAAGGGCACTCCGCGCCAGAAGGAGGTCGTCAAGATTTTCAGGGACTACAACGCGATGATGGAAAAGGCAGGCTCGCCGTACCGCTAA
- a CDS encoding ABC transporter ATP-binding protein — translation MKKLLRFKVYVKPCLPQLVAAVIFGALFGACSGFGMPVIFDKVLRKIFMEKTVEEQSLWYIFGIAMLLPTIFALRAIFGYLSGYLMTYSSLEILRTLKGDIFRRIQSYPIAFFDKFTTGDLLTRLTSDTVSVQNVLLSFSSEIFRQPLQVVGALGYLLYLCCTKGQVVFLLVFLVAVPFCILPVQMIRKNMKLYAGKAQVKLSDMAQLFGENLDAAHEVRVFALQQPQIKKFDNMNGEVKWYSLKMAKFELMQQPFMEFLAATMVSITFVYAYFGDIDFPTFSAIGIALYFTIDPIKRIARMFTDFVKIMPLVERLSAVLDYRTTVPEPANPVKIGRVRGELRFENVEFAYNNKTVLKGVNIVIPAGTSCALVGESGAGKSTFARLAMRLYDPVSGSVKIDGVDLRDIASADFVENLGSVPQYPVLFNDTVYNNILAARPDATRDEVIAAAKTAYAHEFIESLDDGYETVVGERGDRLSGGQKQRIALARVFLKNPPFIVLDEATSALDVNSEAFIQKAVDSLMRDRTMLIIAHRFSTIRNVRMIIVFKDGAIVDYGTHSELIDRCPEYRRLYEKQAAK, via the coding sequence ATGAAAAAACTTCTCAGATTCAAAGTATACGTCAAGCCGTGCCTGCCGCAGCTCGTGGCGGCGGTGATTTTCGGCGCGTTGTTCGGCGCGTGCAGCGGCTTCGGCATGCCCGTTATTTTCGACAAGGTTCTCCGCAAAATCTTCATGGAGAAAACCGTCGAGGAGCAGTCGCTCTGGTACATTTTCGGAATCGCAATGCTGCTGCCGACGATTTTCGCGCTGAGGGCAATCTTCGGCTACCTCAGCGGATATTTGATGACCTATTCGTCGCTCGAAATTCTGCGGACTCTCAAAGGCGACATTTTCCGCAGAATCCAGAGCTACCCAATCGCGTTCTTCGACAAGTTCACCACGGGCGATCTCCTTACGCGCCTTACAAGCGACACCGTCTCCGTCCAGAATGTCCTGCTTTCGTTCTCCTCGGAGATATTCAGGCAGCCCTTGCAGGTTGTGGGCGCGTTGGGCTATCTGCTTTATCTTTGCTGTACGAAAGGGCAGGTTGTGTTTCTTCTCGTGTTCTTGGTGGCTGTGCCGTTTTGCATTCTGCCCGTCCAGATGATACGCAAAAACATGAAGCTCTACGCGGGCAAGGCACAGGTGAAGCTAAGCGACATGGCGCAGCTCTTCGGCGAAAACCTCGACGCCGCGCACGAAGTCAGGGTCTTCGCCCTCCAACAGCCGCAGATAAAAAAGTTCGACAACATGAACGGCGAGGTCAAATGGTACTCGCTTAAAATGGCGAAGTTCGAGCTTATGCAGCAGCCGTTCATGGAGTTCCTCGCGGCTACGATGGTTTCGATAACTTTCGTCTACGCGTATTTCGGCGACATCGACTTCCCGACCTTTTCGGCAATCGGCATCGCGCTCTATTTCACAATCGACCCCATTAAGAGAATAGCGCGAATGTTTACCGACTTCGTGAAAATCATGCCGCTTGTCGAACGCCTCTCCGCCGTGCTCGACTACCGGACGACCGTTCCCGAACCCGCAAACCCCGTGAAAATCGGGCGCGTACGCGGCGAACTGCGCTTCGAAAACGTCGAATTTGCGTACAACAACAAGACCGTTCTCAAAGGCGTGAACATCGTGATTCCCGCAGGCACGAGCTGCGCGCTCGTCGGCGAAAGCGGCGCGGGCAAGAGCACGTTCGCGCGGCTTGCGATGCGTTTGTACGATCCCGTCTCAGGCTCGGTGAAAATCGACGGCGTCGATTTGCGCGACATTGCTTCCGCCGATTTCGTCGAAAATCTCGGCAGCGTTCCGCAGTATCCCGTTTTGTTCAACGACACTGTCTACAACAACATTCTCGCCGCGCGCCCCGACGCCACTCGCGACGAAGTCATAGCGGCCGCAAAGACCGCCTATGCGCACGAGTTCATCGAAAGCCTCGACGACGGCTACGAAACGGTCGTCGGCGAGCGCGGCGACAGGCTCTCCGGCGGGCAGAAACAGCGCATCGCGCTCGCCCGCGTGTTCCTGAAAAATCCGCCGTTCATCGTGCTCGACGAGGCTACCTCCGCGCTCGACGTCAACAGCGAGGCGTTCATTCAGAAGGCGGTAGACTCCCTCATGCGCGACAGAACCATGCTAATCATCGCGCACCGTTTCAGCACAATCCGCAACGTCCGCATGATAATTGTTTTCAAGGACGGCGCGATAGTGGACTACGGCACGCACTCCGAGCTTATCGACCGCTGCCCCGAATACCGCAGGCTCTACGAGAAGCAGGCGGCGAAATAG
- a CDS encoding methyl-accepting chemotaxis protein, whose product MKSSLLGLGISVTVVPAVAMFAFIALMGSDIVKTANSEFRAAALEAARQATVDIRQMCDVIEISDDVATEAAKSIISEEIGKLGKISVASKPTSFSVFPLESPEAKQIVAARLIRMGNDEISPDDFDGKLPKLLESLKARLFCDISVYSPIPESDFFVNVASTLTYPTGESYAGGTVSPKDGGGLGALFAKTLETKSPAGGLVKINSEHYSANCVPLERDDGQIGAVAVFGSPMPAVAELEKYLQNSNVGETGSVWVIDISDPSSPALTVSRDNSAAGKIEDDPIDARRAFLRQIIEKSQNLRDGEIGVETVNIPSKDRRRDIVRLVTYTNYKPWKRIIGTSLDADEFSGSETALLSQIDSFSKTIVYVGAVFTVLAIGISWILASQMSRPLKILRRVARHHSRGNMAAAESELAAYRDRGGARIAEFDSLILAIYDMTIGLSDLIKSIRDDGEYVADGAVQISELARSLESISHSEVASMRRVAATGKSISFSADAINRAARSSAARVRKTLDSSREGGDNLLLLKRNYDALFAATENVAERLSVINGNAEKITAVVTAIGEINKRTNLLSLNASIEAEKAGEVGLGFAVVARQIRRLADKTSKAASDIENAVRQMQSAVNSGVMEMDRFGASMRQSLKIILETADSLSRVVGDIEGVGPKFENIAGRIAGMSDSARRISETMTELSANSERMRDTVFEFKSATSSLDATSDSLLDEVSRFKTAGEGGVARK is encoded by the coding sequence ATGAAGTCGTCTTTGCTGGGGCTGGGGATTTCCGTTACGGTCGTCCCCGCGGTCGCCATGTTCGCCTTCATCGCGCTGATGGGCTCGGACATCGTAAAAACCGCGAACTCCGAATTCCGCGCCGCCGCCCTCGAAGCCGCGCGTCAGGCGACGGTGGACATCCGCCAAATGTGCGACGTAATCGAAATCTCCGACGACGTCGCGACGGAGGCGGCAAAAAGCATAATCTCGGAGGAAATCGGCAAGCTCGGCAAAATCTCCGTCGCAAGCAAGCCGACGTCGTTTTCGGTGTTCCCGCTGGAATCGCCCGAAGCCAAGCAGATTGTGGCGGCGCGGCTGATAAGAATGGGGAACGACGAAATCTCGCCCGACGACTTCGACGGAAAGCTCCCCAAGCTGCTCGAATCGCTCAAAGCGCGGCTGTTTTGCGACATCTCGGTATACTCGCCGATTCCGGAGTCTGACTTTTTTGTAAACGTTGCAAGCACCCTGACCTACCCCACGGGCGAAAGCTATGCCGGCGGCACGGTGTCGCCAAAAGACGGCGGCGGGCTGGGCGCGCTGTTCGCAAAGACGCTGGAAACAAAAAGCCCCGCGGGCGGGCTTGTAAAAATCAACTCGGAGCACTACTCGGCAAACTGCGTTCCGCTCGAACGCGACGACGGCCAAATAGGCGCGGTTGCCGTGTTCGGCTCGCCGATGCCGGCGGTGGCGGAGCTTGAAAAATACCTGCAAAACTCGAACGTGGGCGAAACCGGCTCGGTGTGGGTTATCGACATTTCGGACCCGTCGTCGCCCGCGCTCACCGTCTCGCGCGACAACTCCGCGGCGGGAAAAATCGAGGACGACCCCATCGATGCCCGCCGCGCCTTCCTGCGCCAGATTATAGAAAAGAGCCAAAACCTGCGCGACGGCGAAATAGGAGTGGAAACCGTAAACATTCCCTCGAAAGACAGGCGGCGCGACATCGTAAGGCTTGTAACCTACACAAACTACAAGCCGTGGAAGCGCATAATCGGAACTTCGCTCGACGCCGACGAATTTTCGGGCAGCGAAACCGCCCTGCTCTCGCAGATAGACTCGTTTTCGAAAACGATAGTCTACGTCGGCGCGGTGTTCACGGTTTTGGCAATCGGGATTTCGTGGATTTTGGCGTCGCAGATGTCGAGGCCGCTGAAAATTCTGCGCCGCGTGGCGCGGCACCACTCGCGCGGGAACATGGCGGCGGCGGAGTCCGAACTTGCCGCCTACCGCGACAGGGGCGGCGCGAGAATCGCCGAGTTCGACAGCCTGATTCTCGCAATCTACGACATGACAATCGGGCTTTCCGATTTGATAAAATCGATACGCGACGACGGCGAATACGTAGCCGACGGCGCAGTGCAGATTTCGGAGCTTGCGCGGTCGCTCGAATCAATCTCGCATTCGGAGGTGGCGTCGATGAGGCGCGTCGCGGCGACGGGGAAATCGATTTCGTTTTCGGCGGACGCAATCAACAGGGCGGCGCGTTCGTCGGCGGCGCGGGTGCGCAAAACGCTCGACAGCAGCCGCGAAGGCGGCGACAACCTGCTGCTTCTAAAACGCAACTACGACGCGCTTTTCGCCGCGACGGAAAACGTCGCCGAAAGGCTCTCGGTAATCAACGGCAACGCCGAAAAAATCACGGCGGTGGTCACGGCAATCGGCGAAATCAACAAGCGCACGAACCTGCTTTCGCTCAACGCCTCGATAGAGGCGGAAAAAGCGGGGGAAGTCGGGCTTGGCTTCGCGGTAGTGGCGCGGCAGATACGCAGGCTCGCCGACAAAACCTCGAAAGCGGCTTCCGACATCGAAAACGCCGTAAGGCAGATGCAGTCGGCGGTAAATTCGGGCGTGATGGAAATGGACAGGTTCGGGGCGAGCATGCGCCAGAGCCTTAAAATCATTCTGGAAACGGCGGACTCGCTTTCGAGGGTCGTGGGCGACATCGAGGGCGTCGGTCCGAAGTTCGAAAACATCGCGGGGCGCATCGCGGGCATGTCGGACAGCGCGCGCAGAATCAGCGAAACTATGACGGAGCTTTCCGCAAATTCGGAACGCATGCGCGACACCGTCTTCGAATTCAAGTCGGCGACAAGCTCGCTCGACGCCACGAGCGACTCGCTTCTCGACGAAGTTTCGCGCTTCAAAACCGCGGGGGAAGGAGGCGTTGCGCGAAAATGA